The genomic stretch CGTGGTGATGGTTCTATTACTGGGAATAGATGGTTTTAGCTTTGACCCCTCTCCCGCGGCCTTTTTGAGCGATGACGATCCCGAACTCGCATCATTCAATCGCATCGCCGAAGTTTTCGGGGATACCGGGTCGATTGTGGTAATTCTCAATTCTTCCGATACCTCGCTTGAGCTTCTCAGAAGGATAACAGAAGAGATAAAATCTCTTGATTGGATAAGCTCCGTTTTGTCGGCCACTGACGCTATTAAGCTGGGAGAGTTCAATCTTCTGTCGTTCAGTATTCACACTGAGTCTTTTGTATATGAAGAAGACGGAAAACTCATTCTGAATAAGGATTTGTTAAAGGATCCGATGTACAGCAATCTTCTTGTCTCTTCAGACGGCAGGTACTATGGAGTGCTTGTTAGTATCGCCGATGGGAATGAATTGAGCAGTGACATTCTCGTCCCTCAGCTTCGTTCCAGGCTCGATTCGCTCGGTGTAAAAAACTATAGACTTATAGGCGAAAGCGTTGCCAACTCTGCAACCTTCAGGTCCATAATTGATCTCACTTTCAAGTACCCTCCCTTTATATTGCTCGCCATTCTAGGGGTTTACGTCATCAAGTTCAGAAGAATTTCGTTGTCGCTTCTAACCCTTATACCGCCTTTAGCCGCAGTAATGGTGATCATCGGGATTATGGGAATGATGGAGCTTTCAATAAATAGCCTCACGGTCATGGTTCCCTCATTTATCGTCATTATTGGAAGCGCCTACGGAATGCACTTTCTGTCAAGGTTTGAGGAAAACATACACTTAAAGAATGCTGTAAAGAGGACAGTGCTCGAAGAGAGAGTACCTGTTCTTTTCTCGGCTTTGACTACTATGGCTGGTTTCTCTTCATATATTCTGCTCGACATGAAGGCCTTTCAAGAGATGGGGATTTTTGTTTGCTCGGGGATTTTCTTCTCGGCGATTTTTACAATGACTGTCCTCCCGGGACTGGTAACTACAAAGAAAATCAAGAAGCGAGAAATTTCGCTTCCAAGAGATGTGAATGCCGTTGTGAAGAAGGTAGTAATCTGGGCAATAATTGTAATTGCCATTTCTTCTCCACTCTTGATAATGACTATTCCAATGACTATTGATCAGTACAACTTTTTCAAAGAGGGCTCGGAAATCAGGAACAGTGCACAGACAATGAAAGAGGCCTTTGGCTGGCTGACAAATTATGCTCT from Mesotoga infera encodes the following:
- a CDS encoding multidrug RND transporter, with product MRRTVSFAILAVVVMVLLLGIDGFSFDPSPAAFLSDDDPELASFNRIAEVFGDTGSIVVILNSSDTSLELLRRITEEIKSLDWISSVLSATDAIKLGEFNLLSFSIHTESFVYEEDGKLILNKDLLKDPMYSNLLVSSDGRYYGVLVSIADGNELSSDILVPQLRSRLDSLGVKNYRLIGESVANSATFRSIIDLTFKYPPFILLAILGVYVIKFRRISLSLLTLIPPLAAVMVIIGIMGMMELSINSLTVMVPSFIVIIGSAYGMHFLSRFEENIHLKNAVKRTVLEERVPVLFSALTTMAGFSSYILLDMKAFQEMGIFVCSGIFFSAIFTMTVLPGLVTTKKIKKREISLPRDVNAVVKKVVIWAIIVIAISSPLLIMTIPMTIDQYNFFKEGSEIRNSAQTMKEAFGWLTNYALMAKPKGGQSPVLTADQVESLGALEEELKRLDGVSKVMSLFDLSRETNIPVTLMIRVLNSTDFFGDSTSLLLSDNAIRFNLFSPESDSLSAERLKTSVEELIERNKELQSRFEFTLAGTTLIWKSVNSSVVNNQIQSLIVSFGLIILLLFTIFRSLKSTIIATIPILLTTLFNFIFMAVFRIPLSISTALISGMLMGLVIDYAIHFTIWFRRFGDSRRAYQQTANAILANG